One genomic segment of Hordeum vulgare subsp. vulgare chromosome 2H, MorexV3_pseudomolecules_assembly, whole genome shotgun sequence includes these proteins:
- the LOC123425565 gene encoding uncharacterized protein LOC123425565 isoform X1 encodes MESSDPSSAAGNKTEEISVPPVEGVAGGGTSYGWVHGGLQGSHLGTSVIDPTKVHSTDLLHVWSMPSTANVSQQEAPRPLEQVNLLAARNERESFQIALRPKVSWVSGIAGPVQMQCTDLCSSTGGRLVVGQSITLRRVVPILGVPDALVPIDPSSPQINLLPGETTAVWISLNVPCGQQPGLYEGEIFITAVRADSDSRADSLLKSERYQLYKGLKTCLDITESRDHLSSEEMILRLSSTSTTLRRMLVLPAFQDYHENNGLGDMMDEDVLNNVAVRVKLSLTVWDFTLPLTPSLPAVFGISETVIEDRFCLEHGTKGWYDALDHHFGWLLQYRISPFFCRWGDSMRILAYTCPWPADHPKANEYYSDPRLAAYAVPYAPILSCTDAAKNSLRREVEILKTEPHWSKAYFYLWDEPLNMEQYEVICNISNELRTYTPDVRILTTYYAGPSGSELAPSTFEAFAKVPNVLRPHTQIFCTSEWVLGTREDLVKDIIAELRPDLGEEWWTYVCMGPSDPQPNWHLGMRGTQHRAVMWRAWKEGGTGFLYWGTNCYEKAMIPSAEICFRRGLPPGDGVLFYPGEVFSSSKEPVASLRLERILSGMQDIEYLNLYSSKYGREEALALLEKTGAYLGPDRYAHDHGPVDVMRGEVYRTCSS; translated from the exons ATGGAATCCAGCGACCCCAGCTCCGCCGCAG GAAATAAGACGGAAGAAATATCTGTACCACCTGTGGAGGGTGTAGCTGGAGGAGGGACTAGTTATGGCTGGGTGCATGGAGGCTTACAGGGGTCTCAtctaggtactagtgtgattgACCCTACAAAGGTACATTCGACAGATCTTTTGCATGTGTGGTCTATGCCCAGCACAGCAAATGTTAGCCAACAAGAAGCACCTCGACCTCTAGAACAG GTCAACCTTTTGGCGGCAAGAAATGAAAGAGAAAGTTTTCAAATCGCATTACGTCCAAAGGTTTCATGGGTTTCAGGTATTGCAGGGCCTGTGCAGATGCAGTGCACTGATCTATGCTCATCCACTGGAGGCAG GTTAGTGGTTGGTCAATCTATAACGCTGCGACGTGTGGTGCCTATATTAGGTGTACCAGATGCTCTTGTGCCTATTGATCCGTCGAGTCCTCAAATAAACCTACTTCCTGG GGAGACAACTGCAGTATGGATCTCACTAAATGTTCCTTGTGGGCAACAGCCTGGTCTATATGAAGGAGAAATATTTATTACTGCTGTGAGGGCAGATTCAGA TTCCAGGGCAGACTCGTTACTAAAATCTGAGAGATACCAGCTGTATAAAGGATTAAAGACTTGTCTTGACATCACTGAATCCAGAGACCACTTGTCGTCAGAGGAAATG ATACTAAGACTATCATCAACTTCAACTACACTGAGGAGGATGCTAGTACTTCCAGCATTCCAGGACTACCATGAGAATAATGGATTAGGAGACATGATGGATGAAGATGTTCTGAACAATGTTGCTGTTCGTGTCAAGTTAAGCCTGACTGTGTGGGATTTCACTCTCCCACTCACACCTTCTTTACCTGCTGTTTTTGGT ATATCTGAAACTGTCATTGAAGATCGGTTTTGTTTGGAGCATGGCACCAAAGGGTGGTATGATGCACTGGATCATCACTTCGGGTGGCTCCTCCAGTACAGAATCAGTCCATTTTTCTGCAGATGGGGCGATAGCATGCGTATTCTTGCATACACATGCCCTTGGCCTG CTGATCATCCAAAGGCTAATGAATATTACTCTGATCCAAGACTCGCAGCATATGCTGTACCGTATGCGCCTATTCTGTCGTG TACGGATGCAGCAAAAAATTCTCTGCGAAGAGAGGTTGAAATCTTGAAAACAGAGCCTCATTGGTCGAAAGCTTACTTCTACTTGTGGGATGAG CCATTGAATATGGAGCAGTACGAAGTGATCTGCAACATCTCTAATGAGTTAAGGACATACACACCTGATGTGCGTATTTTAACAACTTATTATGCTG GTCCAAGTGGTTCTGAACTGGCTCCTTCTACGTTTGAGGCTTTTGCGAAAGTTCCAAATGTTCTACGTCCGCATACACAAATCTTTTGCACTAG TGAATGGGTTCTTGGCACAAgagaggacttagtgaaggatatTATTGCCGAACTACGACCTGACCTTGGTGAA GAGTGGTGGACATATGTTTGTATGGGCCCTTCTGATCCTCAACCAAATTGGCACCTTGGGATGCGCGGAACCCAGCATCGGGCAGTGATGTGGAGAGCATGGAAGGAGGGTGGCACAGGATTTCTCTACTGGGGTACCAACTGCTACGAGAAGGCTATGATTCCAAGTGCAGAG ATCTGTTTCCGACGCGGCCTTCCTCCAGGCGACGGGGTTCTGTTTTACCCTGGTGAGGTGTTTTCTTCGTCGAAGGAACCAGTTGCATCCCTCAGGCTTGAACGCATTCTCAGTGGCATGCAG GACATTGAATACTTGAACCTTTACTCCTCAAAGTACGGCAGGGAGGAGGCCTTGGCCCTCCTGGAGAAGACCGGCGCGTATCTTGGCCCGGATCGCTATGCACATGATCATGGGCCAGTCGACGTGATGCGCGGTGAGGTATACCGCACCTGCAGTTCTTAG
- the LOC123425565 gene encoding uncharacterized protein LOC123425565 isoform X2: protein MPGNKTEEISVPPVEGVAGGGTSYGWVHGGLQGSHLGTSVIDPTKVHSTDLLHVWSMPSTANVSQQEAPRPLEQVNLLAARNERESFQIALRPKVSWVSGIAGPVQMQCTDLCSSTGGRLVVGQSITLRRVVPILGVPDALVPIDPSSPQINLLPGETTAVWISLNVPCGQQPGLYEGEIFITAVRADSDSRADSLLKSERYQLYKGLKTCLDITESRDHLSSEEMILRLSSTSTTLRRMLVLPAFQDYHENNGLGDMMDEDVLNNVAVRVKLSLTVWDFTLPLTPSLPAVFGISETVIEDRFCLEHGTKGWYDALDHHFGWLLQYRISPFFCRWGDSMRILAYTCPWPADHPKANEYYSDPRLAAYAVPYAPILSCTDAAKNSLRREVEILKTEPHWSKAYFYLWDEPLNMEQYEVICNISNELRTYTPDVRILTTYYAGPSGSELAPSTFEAFAKVPNVLRPHTQIFCTSEWVLGTREDLVKDIIAELRPDLGEEWWTYVCMGPSDPQPNWHLGMRGTQHRAVMWRAWKEGGTGFLYWGTNCYEKAMIPSAEICFRRGLPPGDGVLFYPGEVFSSSKEPVASLRLERILSGMQDIEYLNLYSSKYGREEALALLEKTGAYLGPDRYAHDHGPVDVMRGEVYRTCSS, encoded by the exons ATGCCAGGAAATAAGACGGAAGAAATATCTGTACCACCTGTGGAGGGTGTAGCTGGAGGAGGGACTAGTTATGGCTGGGTGCATGGAGGCTTACAGGGGTCTCAtctaggtactagtgtgattgACCCTACAAAGGTACATTCGACAGATCTTTTGCATGTGTGGTCTATGCCCAGCACAGCAAATGTTAGCCAACAAGAAGCACCTCGACCTCTAGAACAG GTCAACCTTTTGGCGGCAAGAAATGAAAGAGAAAGTTTTCAAATCGCATTACGTCCAAAGGTTTCATGGGTTTCAGGTATTGCAGGGCCTGTGCAGATGCAGTGCACTGATCTATGCTCATCCACTGGAGGCAG GTTAGTGGTTGGTCAATCTATAACGCTGCGACGTGTGGTGCCTATATTAGGTGTACCAGATGCTCTTGTGCCTATTGATCCGTCGAGTCCTCAAATAAACCTACTTCCTGG GGAGACAACTGCAGTATGGATCTCACTAAATGTTCCTTGTGGGCAACAGCCTGGTCTATATGAAGGAGAAATATTTATTACTGCTGTGAGGGCAGATTCAGA TTCCAGGGCAGACTCGTTACTAAAATCTGAGAGATACCAGCTGTATAAAGGATTAAAGACTTGTCTTGACATCACTGAATCCAGAGACCACTTGTCGTCAGAGGAAATG ATACTAAGACTATCATCAACTTCAACTACACTGAGGAGGATGCTAGTACTTCCAGCATTCCAGGACTACCATGAGAATAATGGATTAGGAGACATGATGGATGAAGATGTTCTGAACAATGTTGCTGTTCGTGTCAAGTTAAGCCTGACTGTGTGGGATTTCACTCTCCCACTCACACCTTCTTTACCTGCTGTTTTTGGT ATATCTGAAACTGTCATTGAAGATCGGTTTTGTTTGGAGCATGGCACCAAAGGGTGGTATGATGCACTGGATCATCACTTCGGGTGGCTCCTCCAGTACAGAATCAGTCCATTTTTCTGCAGATGGGGCGATAGCATGCGTATTCTTGCATACACATGCCCTTGGCCTG CTGATCATCCAAAGGCTAATGAATATTACTCTGATCCAAGACTCGCAGCATATGCTGTACCGTATGCGCCTATTCTGTCGTG TACGGATGCAGCAAAAAATTCTCTGCGAAGAGAGGTTGAAATCTTGAAAACAGAGCCTCATTGGTCGAAAGCTTACTTCTACTTGTGGGATGAG CCATTGAATATGGAGCAGTACGAAGTGATCTGCAACATCTCTAATGAGTTAAGGACATACACACCTGATGTGCGTATTTTAACAACTTATTATGCTG GTCCAAGTGGTTCTGAACTGGCTCCTTCTACGTTTGAGGCTTTTGCGAAAGTTCCAAATGTTCTACGTCCGCATACACAAATCTTTTGCACTAG TGAATGGGTTCTTGGCACAAgagaggacttagtgaaggatatTATTGCCGAACTACGACCTGACCTTGGTGAA GAGTGGTGGACATATGTTTGTATGGGCCCTTCTGATCCTCAACCAAATTGGCACCTTGGGATGCGCGGAACCCAGCATCGGGCAGTGATGTGGAGAGCATGGAAGGAGGGTGGCACAGGATTTCTCTACTGGGGTACCAACTGCTACGAGAAGGCTATGATTCCAAGTGCAGAG ATCTGTTTCCGACGCGGCCTTCCTCCAGGCGACGGGGTTCTGTTTTACCCTGGTGAGGTGTTTTCTTCGTCGAAGGAACCAGTTGCATCCCTCAGGCTTGAACGCATTCTCAGTGGCATGCAG GACATTGAATACTTGAACCTTTACTCCTCAAAGTACGGCAGGGAGGAGGCCTTGGCCCTCCTGGAGAAGACCGGCGCGTATCTTGGCCCGGATCGCTATGCACATGATCATGGGCCAGTCGACGTGATGCGCGGTGAGGTATACCGCACCTGCAGTTCTTAG
- the LOC123425565 gene encoding uncharacterized protein LOC123425565 isoform X3, with protein MKEKVFKSHYVQRFHGFQVLQGLCRCSALIYAHPLEAGVPDALVPIDPSSPQINLLPGETTAVWISLNVPCGQQPGLYEGEIFITAVRADSDSRADSLLKSERYQLYKGLKTCLDITESRDHLSSEEMILRLSSTSTTLRRMLVLPAFQDYHENNGLGDMMDEDVLNNVAVRVKLSLTVWDFTLPLTPSLPAVFGISETVIEDRFCLEHGTKGWYDALDHHFGWLLQYRISPFFCRWGDSMRILAYTCPWPADHPKANEYYSDPRLAAYAVPYAPILSCTDAAKNSLRREVEILKTEPHWSKAYFYLWDEPLNMEQYEVICNISNELRTYTPDVRILTTYYAGPSGSELAPSTFEAFAKVPNVLRPHTQIFCTSEWVLGTREDLVKDIIAELRPDLGEEWWTYVCMGPSDPQPNWHLGMRGTQHRAVMWRAWKEGGTGFLYWGTNCYEKAMIPSAEICFRRGLPPGDGVLFYPGEVFSSSKEPVASLRLERILSGMQDIEYLNLYSSKYGREEALALLEKTGAYLGPDRYAHDHGPVDVMRGEVYRTCSS; from the exons ATGAAAGAGAAAGTTTTCAAATCGCATTACGTCCAAAGGTTTCATGGGTTTCAGGTATTGCAGGGCCTGTGCAGATGCAGTGCACTGATCTATGCTCATCCACTGGAGGCAG GTGTACCAGATGCTCTTGTGCCTATTGATCCGTCGAGTCCTCAAATAAACCTACTTCCTGG GGAGACAACTGCAGTATGGATCTCACTAAATGTTCCTTGTGGGCAACAGCCTGGTCTATATGAAGGAGAAATATTTATTACTGCTGTGAGGGCAGATTCAGA TTCCAGGGCAGACTCGTTACTAAAATCTGAGAGATACCAGCTGTATAAAGGATTAAAGACTTGTCTTGACATCACTGAATCCAGAGACCACTTGTCGTCAGAGGAAATG ATACTAAGACTATCATCAACTTCAACTACACTGAGGAGGATGCTAGTACTTCCAGCATTCCAGGACTACCATGAGAATAATGGATTAGGAGACATGATGGATGAAGATGTTCTGAACAATGTTGCTGTTCGTGTCAAGTTAAGCCTGACTGTGTGGGATTTCACTCTCCCACTCACACCTTCTTTACCTGCTGTTTTTGGT ATATCTGAAACTGTCATTGAAGATCGGTTTTGTTTGGAGCATGGCACCAAAGGGTGGTATGATGCACTGGATCATCACTTCGGGTGGCTCCTCCAGTACAGAATCAGTCCATTTTTCTGCAGATGGGGCGATAGCATGCGTATTCTTGCATACACATGCCCTTGGCCTG CTGATCATCCAAAGGCTAATGAATATTACTCTGATCCAAGACTCGCAGCATATGCTGTACCGTATGCGCCTATTCTGTCGTG TACGGATGCAGCAAAAAATTCTCTGCGAAGAGAGGTTGAAATCTTGAAAACAGAGCCTCATTGGTCGAAAGCTTACTTCTACTTGTGGGATGAG CCATTGAATATGGAGCAGTACGAAGTGATCTGCAACATCTCTAATGAGTTAAGGACATACACACCTGATGTGCGTATTTTAACAACTTATTATGCTG GTCCAAGTGGTTCTGAACTGGCTCCTTCTACGTTTGAGGCTTTTGCGAAAGTTCCAAATGTTCTACGTCCGCATACACAAATCTTTTGCACTAG TGAATGGGTTCTTGGCACAAgagaggacttagtgaaggatatTATTGCCGAACTACGACCTGACCTTGGTGAA GAGTGGTGGACATATGTTTGTATGGGCCCTTCTGATCCTCAACCAAATTGGCACCTTGGGATGCGCGGAACCCAGCATCGGGCAGTGATGTGGAGAGCATGGAAGGAGGGTGGCACAGGATTTCTCTACTGGGGTACCAACTGCTACGAGAAGGCTATGATTCCAAGTGCAGAG ATCTGTTTCCGACGCGGCCTTCCTCCAGGCGACGGGGTTCTGTTTTACCCTGGTGAGGTGTTTTCTTCGTCGAAGGAACCAGTTGCATCCCTCAGGCTTGAACGCATTCTCAGTGGCATGCAG GACATTGAATACTTGAACCTTTACTCCTCAAAGTACGGCAGGGAGGAGGCCTTGGCCCTCCTGGAGAAGACCGGCGCGTATCTTGGCCCGGATCGCTATGCACATGATCATGGGCCAGTCGACGTGATGCGCGGTGAGGTATACCGCACCTGCAGTTCTTAG
- the LOC123425566 gene encoding ruvB-like 2 encodes MAELKRLSESRDLTRIERIGAHSHIRGLGLDSSIEARDASEGMVGQLPARRAAGLILQLIRQGKIAGRAVLLAGQPGTGKTALAMGIAKSLGAETPFASVAASELFSLDLSKTEALTQAFRRAIGVRIKEEAEIIEGEVVEISIDRPVSASSSSGIPSGAAAAGKTGRLTLKTTDMETVYELGGKMIEALGKEKVQSGDVIALDKASGKVTKLGRSIGRSRDYDAVGSHTKFVKCPEGELQKRKEVMHCVTLHEIDVINSRTQGFLALFTGDTGEIRAEVREQIDTKVAEWREEGKAEIVPGVLFIDEVHMLDIECFSFLNRALENDMAPILVIATNRGITTIRGTNYRSPHGIPTDFLDRLLIITTQPYSAEEIRKILDIRCEEEDVEMSAEGKDLLTKIGTETSLRYAIQLITSAGLACQKRKGKVVEMEDISRVYHLFLDVKRSTQFLIDSQSDYMFSEVQGDSDGDDAMQP; translated from the exons ATGGCGGAGCTGAAGCGGCTGTCGGAGAGCCGCGACCTAACCCGCATCGAGCGCATAGGCGCGCACTCCCACATCCGTGGGCTGGGGCTGGACTCCTCCATCGAGGCCCGCGATGCCTCGGAGGGGATGGTCGGCCAGCTCCCCGCGCGCCGTGCCGCTGGACTCATCCTCCAGCTCATCCGCCAGGGGAAGATCGccggccgcgccgtcctcctcgccgggcAGCCAGGGACCGGCAAGACCGCCCTCGCCATGGGCATCGCCAAGTCGCTCGGCGCTGAGACGCCATTCGCCTCCGTCGCTGCCTCCGAGCTCTTCTCCCTCGACCTCTCCAAGACCGAGGCTCTCACCCAGGCGTTCCGCCGCGCCATTGGCGTTCGCATCAAGGAGGAAGCGGAGATCATTGAGGGCGAGGTCGTTGAGATCTCAATCGACCGCCCTGTCTCCGCCAGTAGCAGCTCGGGCATACCTTCAGGTGCTGCCGCGGCCGGGAAGACTGGGAGGCTCACGCTGAAGACCACGGACATGGAGACGGTGTATGAGCTGGGTGGGAAGATGATTGAGGCCCTGGGGAAGGAGAAGGTACAGAGCGGGGATGTGATTGCGCTCGACAAGGCCTCTGGGAAGGTTACTAAGCTTGGCCGCTCCATCGGGAGGTCACGGGATTATGATGCCGTTGGTTCGCACACCAAGTTTGTCAAGTGCCCCGAAGGAGAGCTCCAGAAGCGCAAGGAGGTTATGCACTGCGTTACCTTACATGAGATTGATGTCATCAATAGCAG GACACAAGGCTTCCTTGCACTCTTCACTGGTGACACTGGTGAGATTCGTGCAGAGGTTAGGGAGCAGATTGACACAAAAGTTGCCGAGTGGAGAGAGGAAGGGAAGGCTGAGATTGTTCCTGGTGTTCTGTTTATCGATGAAGTCCACATGCTAGACATCGAGTGTTTCTCCTTCCTGAACCGTGCTTTGGAGAATGACATGGCTCCGATCCTCGTTATTGCGACGAATCGAGGCATTACAACCATACGCGGGACCAATTaccggtcaccacatggtataccGACCGATTTCCTCGACCGCCTCTTGATCATCACGACACAGCCATACTCGGCGGAGGAGATCCGGAAGATCTTAGACATCAGGTGCGAGGAAGAAGACGTTGAAATGTCTGCCGAGGGCAAGGATCTGCTCACGAAGATTGGTACCGAGACCTCGCTCAGGTACGCGATCCAGCTTATCACTTCTGCCGGCCTGGCCTGCCAGAAGCGCAAGGGCAAGGTGGTGGAGATGGAGGACATAAGCCGGGTGTACCACCTGTTTCTGGACGTGAAGAGATCGACACAGTTCTTGATCGACAGCCAGAGTGACTACATGTTCAGTGAAGTGCAAGGGGATTCAGATGGGGATGACGCCATGCAGCCCTAG